From a single Nostoc edaphicum CCNP1411 genomic region:
- a CDS encoding Crp/Fnr family transcriptional regulator, which yields MEDRYSLQAQANPWMITSAPFFQGLPEPAVESALIHLVTRTHPANQVILLENDWGGSVYFIMDGWVKIRTYNLEGKEVTLNILGKGELFGEMAALDEVPRSTDVITLAPTVIGSMPAQDFVKLLQIEPLAGVRLAQLMARRLRQVNRRLRLRESDSQSRVADTLLFLAEGQGKKGQTGTEIPNLPHRELSSLSGLARETVTRVLTRLEKKGLIKRDQDTICIPDLSALERMIV from the coding sequence ATGGAAGACCGATATAGCTTGCAAGCACAGGCTAATCCCTGGATGATCACCTCCGCTCCCTTTTTTCAAGGGTTGCCAGAACCCGCTGTGGAATCAGCCCTCATCCATCTTGTCACCCGCACTCACCCAGCCAATCAGGTAATTCTGCTGGAAAATGACTGGGGGGGGTCTGTGTATTTTATTATGGACGGTTGGGTAAAAATCCGCACCTACAATCTGGAAGGAAAAGAGGTAACACTGAATATTCTTGGCAAAGGGGAATTATTTGGTGAAATGGCGGCGCTAGATGAAGTACCTCGTTCCACAGATGTGATTACCTTAGCCCCGACGGTAATTGGCAGTATGCCTGCTCAGGATTTTGTCAAATTACTTCAAATAGAACCCTTGGCGGGGGTTAGATTGGCGCAACTCATGGCACGACGATTGCGGCAAGTAAATCGCCGATTGCGGTTGCGCGAATCTGATAGCCAGTCACGAGTAGCAGATACATTGCTATTTTTGGCAGAAGGACAGGGAAAAAAAGGGCAGACAGGAACCGAAATACCCAATTTACCTCATCGGGAATTGAGTAGTTTGAGCGGACTGGCGCGGGAAACAGTAACACGAGTGTTGACAAGGCTAGAAAAAAAAGGCTTGATTAAACGGGATCAAGATACTATTTGTATTCCCGATTTGTCAGCCTTAGAAAGAATGATAGTTTAA
- a CDS encoding sugar transferase, translating into MNNLYLYSVNCSQQPSHPSTLSVRKRLIDIIGAIVGLIITFMVAIPVAIATSIHEPSPIFYSQIRCGLNGKTFRIWKFRSMIVDADKLKHLVENQAKGHIFKSVDDPRITRVGKFLRRTSLDELPQFWNVLLGDMSLVGTRPPTLDEVSHYDPHHWDRLRVKPGITGEWQANGRSSITDFETIVKMDIDYQRKWSVTYDLSLIVKTIWVVFKKTGAY; encoded by the coding sequence GTGAATAATCTTTATCTTTATTCAGTTAATTGTTCGCAACAGCCTTCACACCCGTCAACTTTAAGTGTGAGAAAACGATTAATTGACATTATTGGAGCCATTGTAGGGCTGATTATTACATTTATGGTAGCAATTCCTGTGGCAATTGCTACCTCTATTCATGAGCCAAGTCCAATATTCTATTCCCAAATTCGGTGTGGTTTGAACGGAAAAACTTTCCGCATTTGGAAATTCCGTTCCATGATCGTCGATGCTGATAAACTCAAGCATTTGGTTGAAAACCAAGCTAAAGGTCACATCTTTAAATCCGTTGACGATCCTCGCATTACTCGTGTGGGTAAATTTTTGCGGCGTACTAGCTTGGACGAATTACCCCAATTTTGGAATGTTTTATTAGGGGATATGAGTTTAGTTGGTACTCGTCCACCGACTCTTGATGAAGTTAGCCATTACGATCCACACCACTGGGATAGATTGCGAGTCAAACCAGGCATTACCGGAGAATGGCAGGCTAATGGACGTTCCAGCATCACAGACTTTGAAACCATTGTCAAGATGGATATAGATTATCAGCGCAAGTGGTCTGTAACTTATGACCTGAGTCTGATTGTTAAAACTATCTGGGTGGTATTTAAAAAGACTGGTGCTTATTGA